A genomic window from Dechloromonas sp. A34 includes:
- a CDS encoding bifunctional O-acetylhomoserine aminocarboxypropyltransferase/cysteine synthase, whose translation MKIETLAVHGGYSPDPTTKAVAVPIYQTTSYAFDSTQHGADLFDLKVAGNIYTRIMNPTQDVLEKRVAAMEGGIAALAMASGMAAITASIQTIAEAGDNIVTSSTLYGGTYNLFAHTLPQYGIDVRFADYRDPEAFEKLIDAKTKAVFCESVGNPLGNITDFEKLAEIAHKHGVPVIVDNTVPSPYLCRPFEHGADIVVHALTKYLGGHGNSIGGIIVDSGKFPWAEHKQKFKRLNEPDVSYHGVVYTEALGPAAYIGRARVVPLRNMGAAISPFNAFLILQGIETLALRMDRICENSLKIAQFLKSHPKVSWVNYAGLPEHKDHALVQKYMGGRASGILNFGVKGGRDGGGKFQDALQLVTRLVNIGDCKTLACHPASTTHRQLSPEELSKAGVSEDMIRLSVGIEHIDDLIADLDQALNAA comes from the coding sequence ATGAAGATCGAAACCCTTGCCGTCCATGGCGGCTACTCGCCCGACCCGACCACCAAGGCAGTCGCGGTGCCGATTTACCAGACGACCTCCTACGCCTTCGACAGCACCCAGCACGGCGCCGACCTGTTCGACCTGAAGGTTGCCGGCAATATCTACACGCGGATCATGAATCCGACCCAGGACGTGCTGGAAAAGCGCGTTGCCGCGATGGAAGGTGGCATCGCCGCGCTGGCCATGGCCTCCGGAATGGCGGCCATCACCGCTTCGATCCAGACCATCGCCGAAGCCGGCGACAACATCGTCACCTCCAGCACGTTGTACGGCGGGACCTACAACCTGTTCGCCCACACCCTGCCGCAATATGGCATCGACGTCCGCTTCGCCGACTACCGCGATCCGGAAGCCTTCGAAAAGCTGATCGACGCCAAGACCAAGGCCGTCTTCTGCGAATCGGTCGGCAATCCGCTGGGCAACATCACCGACTTCGAAAAGCTAGCTGAAATCGCCCACAAGCACGGCGTGCCAGTCATCGTCGACAACACCGTGCCCTCGCCCTACCTGTGCCGCCCGTTCGAACACGGCGCCGACATCGTGGTACATGCCCTGACCAAGTATCTGGGCGGCCACGGCAACTCGATCGGCGGCATCATCGTCGATAGCGGCAAGTTTCCGTGGGCCGAGCACAAGCAGAAGTTCAAACGTCTCAACGAGCCAGATGTTTCCTATCACGGCGTGGTCTATACCGAAGCCCTCGGCCCCGCCGCCTACATCGGCCGCGCCCGCGTCGTGCCGCTGCGCAACATGGGCGCCGCAATCAGCCCGTTCAACGCTTTCCTGATCCTGCAGGGCATCGAAACCCTGGCCTTGCGCATGGACCGGATCTGCGAGAATTCGTTGAAGATCGCCCAATTCCTGAAGAGCCATCCCAAGGTCAGCTGGGTCAACTACGCCGGCCTGCCCGAGCACAAGGACCACGCACTGGTCCAGAAGTACATGGGAGGCCGCGCTTCGGGCATCCTCAACTTCGGCGTCAAGGGCGGCCGCGACGGCGGTGGCAAGTTCCAGGATGCCCTGCAACTGGTCACCCGCTTGGTCAATATTGGCGACTGCAAAACCCTGGCCTGCCACCCGGCGTCGACCACGCACCGTCAGCTGTCGCCGGAAGAGCTGAGCAAGGCTGGCGTCTCCGAAGACATGATCCGCCTGTCGGTCGGCATCGAGCACATCGATGACCTGATCGCCGATCTGGATCAGGCCCTGAACGCCGCCTGA
- the mnmC gene encoding bifunctional tRNA (5-methylaminomethyl-2-thiouridine)(34)-methyltransferase MnmD/FAD-dependent 5-carboxymethylaminomethyl-2-thiouridine(34) oxidoreductase MnmC — MERLEPARLEFATIGTPYSAAYDDVYHSAYGGPDQARYVFLGGNELPQRWQGKDRFVILETGFGLGLNFLATWQAWREDPQHCQRLHFVSIEKHPFTAADLATAQQAWPEFATLAAELQSHWPVLTPGMHRLYLNGGQVILTLVFGDAANRLRTLDAAVDAFFLDGFSPAKNPELWSPYFCKGLTRLAASGATLATWTAAGHVRAALTVAEFAVAKRPGFAGKRHMLVGRLRSRRPDRHPVPGERRAIVIGAGIAGSTTAHALAAAGWHVTVLEQAAEPGQGASSNLAGMLRPMPSADDNRLSRLTRAGFLATRALLARLPAARWSACGVLHLAREAEHEAQQRRAVHQLGFPPELLQFVDRDEASRRLGQMVAIGGWWFPSGGWVQPPSVCQAALAAFPERIAIHFNTMVDRLDKTAGGWQALDAKGRVLAEAPVLVMASGANAPRFEQFAWLPQRAARGQVSHLPADNAAPLATVLFQIGYAMPEIDGVQLIGASLAYDDEEASERAVDHADNLARLRLTLPGFAAGSDPATLHGRVGFRPMSPDRLPMVGPVPEPVPAGSNSRLHALPRQPGLWCVQGFGARGIVWSALMADLLVSQLEGEPLPLENDLIDALDPGRFLLRIARQPLAPADEA; from the coding sequence ATGGAAAGACTGGAGCCGGCCCGCCTTGAATTTGCAACGATAGGCACCCCATACTCGGCTGCCTATGACGACGTTTATCACTCGGCCTACGGCGGTCCAGATCAGGCGCGTTATGTATTTCTCGGCGGCAACGAGTTGCCGCAACGCTGGCAGGGCAAGGACCGCTTCGTCATTCTCGAGACCGGCTTCGGGCTCGGCCTGAATTTCCTCGCAACCTGGCAAGCCTGGCGTGAAGATCCGCAACACTGCCAGCGCCTGCATTTCGTCTCCATCGAGAAACACCCGTTCACCGCCGCCGATCTCGCCACCGCCCAGCAGGCCTGGCCCGAATTCGCCACGCTGGCTGCCGAATTGCAGTCGCATTGGCCGGTGCTGACCCCGGGCATGCACCGCCTCTACTTGAATGGCGGCCAGGTCATCCTGACCCTGGTTTTCGGCGATGCTGCCAACCGCCTGCGCACACTCGACGCCGCCGTCGATGCCTTCTTTCTCGACGGTTTCTCGCCGGCCAAAAATCCTGAGCTGTGGTCGCCCTACTTCTGCAAGGGCCTGACCCGACTCGCAGCATCGGGCGCCACCCTGGCCACCTGGACGGCGGCCGGCCATGTCCGCGCGGCGCTGACAGTAGCCGAGTTCGCTGTCGCAAAGCGGCCGGGCTTTGCCGGCAAGCGCCACATGCTGGTCGGCCGCCTGCGCTCACGGCGACCGGATCGCCACCCGGTGCCGGGCGAGCGGCGAGCCATTGTCATCGGCGCCGGCATCGCCGGCAGCACGACCGCCCATGCGCTGGCCGCCGCCGGTTGGCACGTTACCGTGCTGGAGCAGGCCGCCGAGCCGGGCCAGGGCGCTTCCAGCAATCTGGCCGGCATGCTGCGTCCGATGCCCAGCGCCGACGACAACCGCCTGTCGCGCCTGACTCGTGCCGGCTTCCTCGCCACCCGCGCCCTGCTCGCCCGACTGCCGGCCGCACGCTGGTCGGCCTGCGGTGTGCTGCATTTGGCCCGCGAAGCGGAACATGAGGCGCAGCAACGGCGTGCCGTCCACCAACTGGGCTTCCCGCCGGAACTGCTGCAATTTGTCGACCGAGATGAAGCCAGCCGCCGCCTGGGCCAGATGGTAGCCATCGGCGGCTGGTGGTTCCCGAGCGGCGGCTGGGTCCAACCACCCTCAGTCTGCCAGGCAGCACTGGCCGCCTTCCCCGAGCGCATCGCCATCCACTTCAATACGATGGTCGACCGTCTGGATAAGACCGCAGGCGGCTGGCAGGCGCTCGACGCCAAGGGCAGGGTCCTGGCCGAAGCGCCGGTCCTGGTCATGGCCAGCGGCGCCAACGCGCCACGCTTCGAACAATTCGCCTGGCTGCCGCAGCGGGCGGCCCGCGGCCAGGTCAGCCATCTGCCGGCCGACAACGCCGCGCCGCTGGCGACGGTGCTTTTCCAGATCGGCTACGCCATGCCGGAAATCGACGGCGTCCAGCTGATCGGCGCCTCGCTCGCCTACGACGATGAGGAGGCAAGCGAGCGCGCCGTCGACCACGCCGACAACCTGGCCCGCCTGCGCCTGACCCTGCCCGGTTTTGCTGCCGGCAGCGATCCGGCGACCCTGCACGGCCGGGTCGGCTTCCGGCCGATGTCGCCGGACCGCCTGCCGATGGTCGGCCCGGTGCCGGAACCCGTGCCGGCGGGCAGCAACAGCCGCCTCCATGCCCTGCCCCGCCAGCCTGGCCTGTGGTGCGTGCAGGGGTTCGGTGCCCGCGGCATCGTCTGGTCGGCCCTGATGGCCGACCTGCTGGTCTCGCAACTGGAAGGCGAACCGCTACCGCTGGAAAACGATCTGATCGACGCACTCGACCCGGGTCGTTTCCTGCTCAGAATCGCCCGTCAGCCCTTGGCGCCAGCCGACGAAGCGTAG
- the lysS gene encoding lysine--tRNA ligase: MSNAEQQPPVQQDENQLIAERRAKLTEWRKTGKAFPNDFQRENTAAKLHEGYGEKTAEELEGMPLEVKVAGRMMLKRVMGKASFATLQDLSGRIQIYVARDKVGEDVYAAFKGWDLGDIVGVVGTLMKTKTGELSIQAAEIRLLTKSLRPLPDKFHGLADQEMKYRQRYVDLIMNEETRFTFLARSRIVASIRNYMSGHGFLEVETPMMHPIPGGASAKPFVTHHNALDMQQFLRIAPELYLKRLVVGGFEKVFEINRNFRNEGLSPRHNPEFTMMEFYEAYANYQTLMNFTEGLLRHAAREALGKEVFSYQGRELDLSKPFHRLTMVQAVLKHCPQYNEIQLNNADWLREQLAARKVEMRGTPGLGSLQLLFFEETAEALLWEPTFIIDYPVEVSPLARASDANPEITERFELFIVGREIANGFSELNDAEDQAARFAEQAKAKDAGDEEAMYYDADFIRALEYGLPPTGGCGIGIDRLIMLLTDAAAIRDVILFPQMRPE, encoded by the coding sequence ATGTCCAACGCCGAACAGCAACCCCCGGTCCAGCAAGACGAAAACCAGCTCATTGCCGAGCGCCGTGCCAAGCTCACCGAATGGCGCAAGACCGGAAAAGCCTTCCCGAACGACTTCCAGCGCGAGAACACCGCGGCCAAGCTGCATGAGGGCTACGGCGAGAAAACCGCCGAGGAACTCGAAGGCATGCCGCTCGAAGTCAAGGTTGCCGGGCGCATGATGTTGAAGCGCGTCATGGGCAAGGCGTCGTTTGCAACGCTGCAGGATCTGTCCGGCCGCATCCAGATTTACGTCGCCCGCGACAAGGTCGGCGAAGACGTCTATGCCGCCTTCAAGGGCTGGGACCTCGGCGATATCGTCGGCGTCGTCGGCACCCTGATGAAGACCAAGACCGGCGAACTCTCCATCCAGGCCGCCGAGATCCGCCTGCTGACCAAATCGCTGCGCCCGCTGCCCGACAAGTTCCACGGCCTGGCCGACCAGGAAATGAAGTACCGTCAGCGCTATGTCGATCTGATCATGAACGAGGAAACCCGCTTCACCTTCCTCGCCCGCAGCCGCATCGTCGCCTCGATCCGCAACTACATGTCCGGCCACGGCTTCCTCGAAGTCGAAACGCCGATGATGCACCCGATCCCGGGCGGCGCCTCGGCCAAGCCTTTCGTCACCCATCACAACGCGCTCGACATGCAGCAGTTCCTGCGCATCGCCCCCGAGCTCTACCTGAAGCGCCTGGTGGTCGGCGGTTTCGAGAAGGTTTTCGAAATCAACCGCAACTTCCGCAACGAAGGCCTCTCGCCCCGCCACAACCCTGAATTCACGATGATGGAATTCTACGAGGCGTACGCAAACTACCAGACGCTGATGAACTTCACCGAAGGCCTGCTCCGCCACGCCGCCCGCGAGGCGCTGGGCAAGGAAGTATTCAGCTACCAGGGCCGCGAACTCGACCTTTCCAAGCCTTTCCACCGCCTGACCATGGTCCAGGCTGTGCTCAAGCATTGCCCGCAATACAACGAAATCCAGCTCAACAATGCCGACTGGCTGCGCGAGCAACTGGCCGCCCGCAAGGTCGAAATGCGTGGCACGCCCGGTCTGGGCAGCCTGCAACTGCTGTTCTTCGAAGAAACCGCCGAAGCCCTGCTCTGGGAACCGACCTTCATCATCGATTACCCGGTCGAAGTCTCGCCGCTGGCCCGCGCCTCGGATGCCAATCCGGAGATTACCGAGCGCTTCGAGCTGTTCATTGTCGGGCGCGAGATCGCCAATGGCTTCTCCGAACTCAACGATGCCGAGGATCAGGCGGCGCGCTTTGCCGAGCAGGCCAAGGCCAAGGATGCCGGGGATGAGGAGGCGATGTATTACGACGCCGACTTCATCCGGGCGCTGGAGTATGGGCTGCCACCGACCGGCGGGTGTGGCATCGGGATCGACCGGCTGATCATGCTGCTGACCGATGCCGCAGCGATCCGCGACGTAATTCTCTTCCCCCAAATGCGTCCCGAATAA
- a CDS encoding cupin domain-containing protein: MLDRLFDALPALSAPEQFTELLARPGLRIERIVSSGQASPPGFWYDQPDGEWVLVVQGEASLRFADEDQPRQLKAGDFIDIAAHRRHRVEWTTPEQQTIWLAIHYAAG; this comes from the coding sequence ATGCTCGATCGTCTCTTCGACGCCCTGCCGGCCCTGTCCGCCCCGGAACAATTCACCGAACTACTGGCCCGGCCGGGCCTGCGCATCGAACGCATCGTTTCGAGCGGCCAGGCCAGCCCGCCCGGTTTCTGGTACGACCAGCCTGACGGCGAGTGGGTGCTCGTCGTCCAGGGCGAAGCCAGCCTGCGTTTTGCCGACGAGGACCAGCCCCGGCAACTGAAAGCCGGCGACTTCATCGACATCGCAGCCCATCGCCGGCATCGCGTCGAATGGACGACTCCGGAACAACAGACGATCTGGCTGGCCATTCATTACGCTGCTGGCTGA
- the prfB gene encoding peptide chain release factor 2 (programmed frameshift), whose product MEAEQLNSISNKLEDIAQRAAELRRYLDYDQKRERLTLLNLEMEDPKIWDDAKRAQELGREKKSLEDIVLVLEEVAAGLDDGRELFAMGKEENDEDTLLSVQADNAKLEAKIAALEFRRMFNNPSDPMPCFLEIQAGAGGTEAQDWASMLLRMYLKYGEKKGFTVEVMEESEGDVAGLKSATVKFTGDYAYGTLRTETGIHRLVRKSPFDSNARRHTSFTSVFVFPEVDDSIEININPADVRTDTYRASGAGGQHINKTDSAVRLTHTPTGIVVQCQNDRSQHRNRDEAWQMLRARIYEFELRKQQAEQQKLEDAKSDIGWGHQIRSYVLDQSRIKDLRTNHETGNTQAVLDGDLDPFIEASLKQGV is encoded by the exons ATGGAAGCAGAACAACTCAACAGCATCTCCAACAAGCTCGAGGACATCGCGCAGCGCGCGGCCGAGCTGCGGAGGTATCTT GACTACGATCAGAAACGCGAACGCCTGACCCTCCTCAACCTGGAGATGGAAGACCCGAAGATCTGGGACGACGCCAAGCGTGCCCAGGAACTCGGGCGCGAGAAGAAATCGCTGGAAGACATCGTGCTGGTGCTCGAAGAAGTCGCCGCCGGCCTCGATGACGGCCGCGAGCTGTTCGCCATGGGCAAAGAAGAAAACGACGAGGACACCCTGCTCTCGGTCCAGGCCGACAACGCCAAGCTGGAAGCGAAGATCGCCGCCCTCGAATTCCGCCGCATGTTCAACAACCCGTCCGACCCGATGCCCTGCTTCCTGGAAATCCAGGCCGGCGCCGGCGGCACCGAAGCCCAAGACTGGGCATCGATGCTGTTGCGCATGTACCTGAAGTATGGCGAAAAGAAGGGTTTCACGGTCGAGGTCATGGAAGAGTCGGAAGGCGATGTCGCGGGTCTGAAGAGCGCCACCGTAAAGTTCACCGGCGATTACGCCTACGGCACGCTGCGCACGGAGACCGGCATCCACCGGCTGGTCCGCAAGTCGCCGTTCGATTCGAACGCCCGCCGCCATACCAGCTTCACCTCGGTCTTCGTGTTCCCGGAAGTCGATGACTCGATCGAGATCAACATCAACCCGGCCGACGTGCGTACCGACACCTACCGCGCTTCCGGCGCCGGCGGTCAGCACATCAACAAGACCGACTCGGCGGTGCGTCTGACCCACACCCCGACCGGCATCGTCGTCCAGTGCCAGAACGACCGTTCGCAGCACCGCAACCGCGACGAAGCCTGGCAGATGCTGCGCGCCCGCATCTACGAGTTCGAACTGCGCAAGCAGCAGGCCGAGCAGCAGAAGCTGGAAGACGCCAAGTCCGACATCGGCTGGGGCCACCAGATCCGTTCTTACGTGCTCGACCAGTCGCGCATCAAGGATCTGCGGACCAACCACGAAACCGGCAACACCCAGGCCGTACTCGACGGCGACCTCGATCCCTTCATCGAGGCCAGCCTGAAACAGGGCGTCTAG
- a CDS encoding methyl-accepting chemotaxis protein: MTESDSVEAPPARAKLRLPQFLSWLLAALGGAAIALSFGGTWPSYVGWLGCLGLAGSAVIAIRMLLSLEQGLALIDRFALELAGGRLVARLDGRRCGVLGPLAERLNGMARSLAGVFLTFARMSQEISSVAGESKQNASGGDAGVRRQRDITFSSSATLEELTVSLGVTSDSAQGATEVAEASRQMALAGAERVDGLAGSLHNLAATVDRTALSAARLGERSREIDAIVGLISEIAAQTNLLALNAAIEAARAGEQGRGFAVVADEVRKLAERTSGATRDIGERIEGVRGEVAGMIAAMTQTNQEAGLSLADAGEAVGDLRRVEENAQRTLDLIRDIAAASREQSEAGQNIARDIEQVAQLADANEHLVSENSELSRYLSELAVQLTGALNKYQYE; the protein is encoded by the coding sequence ATGACAGAGAGTGATTCCGTGGAGGCGCCACCTGCCCGCGCCAAACTGCGCCTGCCCCAATTTCTATCCTGGCTGCTGGCCGCCCTCGGCGGTGCCGCCATCGCTCTCAGCTTTGGCGGCACTTGGCCAAGTTATGTCGGATGGCTGGGCTGCCTTGGACTGGCGGGGTCGGCGGTGATCGCCATCCGGATGTTGCTGAGCCTGGAGCAAGGGCTGGCACTGATCGACCGATTCGCGCTTGAACTGGCCGGGGGCAGGCTGGTAGCCCGCCTGGACGGCCGGCGCTGCGGCGTGCTGGGGCCGCTGGCCGAACGCCTGAACGGCATGGCGCGCTCGCTGGCCGGCGTGTTTTTGACCTTTGCCCGCATGTCGCAGGAAATTTCCAGCGTCGCCGGCGAGAGCAAACAGAACGCCAGCGGCGGCGATGCCGGCGTGCGCCGCCAGCGCGACATCACTTTCTCGTCGTCGGCGACGCTGGAGGAACTGACGGTCAGCCTCGGGGTGACCAGCGACAGCGCCCAGGGGGCCACCGAGGTCGCAGAAGCCTCGCGGCAGATGGCGCTGGCCGGCGCAGAGCGGGTCGACGGGCTGGCCGGCAGCCTGCATAACCTGGCGGCGACGGTGGACCGGACGGCGCTGAGCGCCGCCCGGCTGGGAGAACGCTCGCGGGAAATCGACGCCATCGTCGGGCTGATTTCGGAAATCGCCGCCCAGACCAATCTGCTGGCCTTGAATGCTGCCATCGAGGCGGCGCGGGCCGGCGAGCAGGGACGCGGTTTCGCGGTGGTGGCCGATGAGGTGCGCAAGCTGGCCGAGCGGACGAGCGGCGCGACGCGCGACATCGGCGAGCGGATCGAGGGCGTGCGCGGCGAAGTCGCCGGCATGATCGCGGCGATGACCCAGACCAACCAGGAGGCGGGGCTCAGCCTGGCCGACGCCGGCGAGGCGGTCGGCGATCTGCGCCGGGTCGAGGAAAACGCCCAGCGCACGCTCGACCTGATCCGCGACATCGCGGCCGCCAGCCGGGAGCAGAGCGAGGCCGGGCAGAACATCGCGCGCGACATCGAGCAGGTGGCGCAACTGGCCGATGCCAACGAACACCTGGTCAGCGAAAACAGCGAACTGTCGCGCTATCTGAGTGAGCTGGCAGTGCAACTGACCGGCGCCCTGAACAAATACCAATACGAGTGA
- a CDS encoding nitrate- and nitrite sensing domain-containing protein, producing the protein MEWIIYSMLGAAVAIASISLLLLRRRAWVDAGRSLETSLTGCRSLLALIGHFQQHRGMSSAWLSGDQSFGGKLESKAREIDDLFQALRPVARGESGKPHPCLTPNDLALFQRRWEELREKLAGLSVEQSIAQHSFLIDQLLQWLAALGEARLEPLVGNRCARGMVRNYASRLPALTECLGQARAVGMSVATRQACSAVARVRLMFLVARAEALLKQAAEGALRGAKAESATLAVHQMARLVRTRMLVSSGINVSVQEYFDVASLAVDAVFGLIAEHGRQLADDGLNGLPGRPAGYAPSF; encoded by the coding sequence ATGGAATGGATCATTTATTCGATGCTTGGCGCAGCCGTGGCGATTGCGTCGATTTCCCTGCTCCTCCTGCGGCGCCGGGCCTGGGTCGATGCCGGGCGCTCGCTGGAGACTTCGCTGACCGGCTGCCGGTCGTTGCTGGCGCTGATCGGGCATTTTCAACAGCACCGGGGCATGAGTTCGGCCTGGTTGTCCGGCGACCAGAGCTTTGGCGGCAAGCTGGAGAGCAAGGCGCGGGAAATCGATGACCTGTTCCAGGCCTTGCGACCGGTGGCCCGCGGTGAGAGCGGCAAGCCCCATCCCTGCCTGACCCCGAACGATCTGGCGCTGTTCCAACGGCGCTGGGAAGAGCTGCGGGAGAAGCTGGCCGGCCTCTCGGTCGAGCAAAGCATTGCCCAGCACAGTTTCCTGATCGACCAACTCCTGCAGTGGCTGGCTGCGCTCGGCGAGGCCCGGCTCGAACCGCTGGTCGGCAACCGCTGCGCCCGGGGCATGGTCCGCAACTATGCCAGCCGCCTGCCGGCGCTGACCGAATGCCTGGGTCAGGCGCGCGCCGTTGGCATGAGCGTGGCGACCCGCCAGGCCTGTTCGGCGGTGGCCCGGGTTCGCCTGATGTTCCTGGTCGCCCGCGCCGAGGCGCTGCTCAAGCAGGCTGCCGAGGGGGCGCTGCGCGGGGCCAAGGCCGAGAGTGCGACCCTGGCGGTGCACCAGATGGCCCGTCTGGTGCGCACCCGGATGCTGGTCAGCTCGGGCATCAACGTGTCGGTGCAGGAGTATTTCGATGTCGCCAGCCTGGCGGTCGACGCCGTGTTCGGCCTGATTGCCGAGCACGGCCGGCAACTGGCCGACGATGGCTTGAACGGATTGCCTGGTCGCCCGGCGGGCTATGCTCCTTCGTTCTGA
- a CDS encoding putative bifunctional diguanylate cyclase/phosphodiesterase — MLLRSELPFWPARLPFGGGGQGGRPAETGGDSPLTMAALAASIDGMLFRCRADAAWTLLAVSPGCRDLTGYRAEELVGDRARCSLGALRHPEDREVVCGTILAALDCGSRYRIEYRIIGRDGEEKWVLERGIGLRDKQGRQLIEGHIEDITDRVLAQIHLAETELRYRSIFENSVIGMFQTTESGSYLAANTALANLYRYASPEALIASLSDIGTRLYVDPLRRGEFKRLIQRNGRVVNFESEVFCCDGEPIWISENAHAVRAPDGALLYYEGTVEDITERRRYQSNLRHQAMHDPLTGLPNRNLLPDRLEQAIQRARRGHGQVALAFVDLDNFKVINDSLGHAAGDRLLIEVANRLRAVLRGVDTVVRYGGDEFVLIIGEQSSPAASALLLERLQASIQAPWSLEGHVLHVNCSIGVALYPRDAGDLEGLLRVADVAMYHAKESGKGQYRFYTPELNLAAQERFVLETALRTAIERNELTVVYQPKVDAQRRVRGFEALVRWNSAGHGLVTPDRFIPLAEETGLILAIGKQVLFKACREAAAWPLVDGHAPNVAVNLSARQLQEPGLSALVADALAESGLPPECLELEITESMLMGDVEQTIRVLESIRALGVSIAVDDFGTGYSSLSYLQRLPIDTLKIDRSFVAGCDRGADKMVIPHAIVFLGQSLDLHIVAEGVETEAEMAALSTCGCNEYQGYLFARPMQASAVGDYLRERGSGRSYCS, encoded by the coding sequence ATGCTCCTTCGTTCTGAACTGCCGTTCTGGCCGGCCCGCCTGCCTTTCGGCGGCGGAGGTCAGGGTGGCAGACCGGCGGAGACGGGCGGCGATTCGCCGCTGACCATGGCGGCCTTGGCGGCGAGCATCGACGGCATGCTCTTTCGCTGCCGCGCCGATGCGGCCTGGACCCTGCTCGCCGTCAGCCCGGGGTGCCGGGACTTGACCGGCTACCGGGCCGAGGAGCTGGTCGGCGACCGCGCGCGCTGTTCGCTGGGCGCCCTGCGCCATCCAGAAGACCGCGAGGTCGTCTGCGGCACCATCCTCGCCGCCCTCGACTGCGGCTCACGCTATCGCATCGAGTACCGGATCATCGGTCGCGACGGCGAAGAAAAATGGGTCCTCGAACGCGGTATCGGGCTGCGCGACAAACAGGGGCGGCAACTTATCGAAGGTCATATCGAAGATATTACCGACCGCGTGCTGGCCCAGATTCATCTGGCCGAAACCGAACTGCGTTACCGCAGCATTTTCGAGAATTCGGTGATCGGCATGTTCCAGACCACCGAAAGCGGCAGTTATCTGGCAGCCAATACGGCCCTTGCCAACCTCTATCGCTATGCCAGCCCGGAAGCCTTGATTGCCTCGCTGTCGGATATCGGCACCCGGCTCTATGTCGATCCGCTGCGTCGCGGCGAATTCAAGCGACTGATCCAGCGCAACGGCCGGGTGGTGAATTTCGAGTCCGAAGTATTCTGCTGCGACGGCGAGCCCATCTGGATTTCCGAGAATGCCCATGCCGTGCGCGCACCGGACGGTGCCTTGCTCTATTACGAGGGTACGGTCGAGGACATCACCGAGCGCCGGCGCTATCAGAGCAATCTCCGGCATCAGGCGATGCACGACCCGCTGACCGGGCTGCCCAACCGCAACCTGCTGCCCGACCGCCTGGAGCAGGCTATCCAGCGGGCGCGCCGGGGACACGGCCAGGTCGCCTTGGCCTTTGTCGATCTCGACAACTTCAAGGTGATCAACGACAGTCTCGGTCACGCCGCCGGCGACCGCCTGCTGATCGAAGTGGCCAATCGCCTGCGCGCCGTGCTGCGCGGTGTCGATACTGTGGTGCGCTATGGTGGCGACGAATTCGTGCTGATTATCGGCGAGCAGTCGTCGCCGGCGGCCAGCGCCCTCCTGCTCGAACGGCTGCAGGCCTCGATCCAGGCGCCATGGAGCCTGGAGGGGCACGTCCTGCACGTCAATTGCAGCATCGGCGTCGCCCTGTATCCGCGCGATGCCGGCGATCTCGAAGGCCTGCTGCGGGTGGCCGACGTCGCGATGTACCACGCCAAGGAGAGCGGCAAGGGACAGTACCGCTTCTATACGCCGGAACTGAATCTCGCGGCCCAGGAGCGCTTCGTCCTCGAGACGGCCTTGCGCACGGCGATCGAGCGCAACGAACTGACCGTGGTCTATCAGCCCAAGGTCGATGCGCAACGGCGGGTGCGCGGCTTCGAAGCGCTGGTCCGCTGGAACAGCGCCGGGCATGGCCTGGTGACGCCGGATCGCTTCATTCCGCTGGCCGAGGAAACCGGACTCATCCTGGCCATCGGCAAGCAGGTCCTGTTCAAGGCCTGCCGCGAGGCGGCCGCCTGGCCGCTGGTCGATGGCCATGCCCCGAATGTGGCGGTCAACCTCTCGGCCCGCCAGCTGCAGGAGCCGGGTCTGAGTGCCCTGGTCGCCGATGCGCTGGCCGAATCCGGCCTGCCACCGGAATGCCTGGAACTGGAGATTACCGAGAGCATGCTGATGGGCGATGTGGAGCAGACCATCCGCGTGCTCGAATCGATCCGGGCGCTCGGCGTCAGCATCGCCGTGGACGACTTCGGCACCGGTTATTCCTCGCTCAGCTATTTGCAGCGCCTGCCGATCGATACCCTGAAAATCGACCGCTCCTTCGTTGCCGGCTGCGACCGTGGCGCGGACAAGATGGTGATTCCGCATGCCATCGTTTTTCTCGGGCAAAGCCTCGATCTGCATATCGTCGCCGAAGGCGTCGAAACCGAAGCCGAGATGGCAGCCCTCAGCACCTGTGGCTGCAACGAATACCAGGGCTACCTGTTTGCGCGGCCGATGCAGGCGTCTGCGGTGGGCGACTATCTGCGGGAGCGGGGCAGCGGCAGGTCGTACTGTAGTTGA